From the genome of Candidatus Eremiobacteraceae bacterium:
GGGGTAACTAATCAACGGTGGCAACCAAAACCGTGACGACTTTTTTGGCGACATACCCGAGCGCGTTCGATTCGGTAGCCATCGCCCGCCGAGCGGTCGGTGTCTTCGCTCGGACGCGCGGTTTTTCGGCATCCGAAGTATCCGATATCGTGCTGGCGGTCGGCGAAGCGTGCAGCAACGCAGTCGAGCACGGCCACACGACGAAAAGCCAGATCGTCGTGCGCTGCCACTTCGAGCACGACACTCTCACGATCGAGATCGGCGATCACGGCCGCGGGTTCGACGAGAAGCGAGCGCTCAACAGTTCGATTCCCGCGGAATTCCTCGGTCGCGGCCGCGGCATTCCGATCATGCGTGCCGTCATGGACGGTGTCCGCTACGACATCTCGAAGACCGGAACGACGGTTTTCCTCGAGAAGCGGCTAGTAGCGCGCGACCGGACCGAACCGTTCGCTGAAGACGTCTGGCCCGACGCCGGCAGTTGACGCGAGCCGCGAAAGCTGCGGTTCTACGAGGTCGTCCGGCGCGAGCCGGATCATATATTCTCTGCCGACTTTGTACGACTCCGTCGTCGTGTCGACGAGCCTGATGCGCAC
Proteins encoded in this window:
- a CDS encoding ATP-binding protein is translated as MTTFLATYPSAFDSVAIARRAVGVFARTRGFSASEVSDIVLAVGEACSNAVEHGHTTKSQIVVRCHFEHDTLTIEIGDHGRGFDEKRALNSSIPAEFLGRGRGIPIMRAVMDGVRYDISKTGTTVFLEKRLVARDRTEPFAEDVWPDAGS